A part of Larkinella insperata genomic DNA contains:
- a CDS encoding UTP--glucose-1-phosphate uridylyltransferase produces the protein MMRIKKAVITAAARGERLYPVADTIQKAMLPVIDTDGLHKPVIQIIAEEAFSSGIEELCVVCAPGDGDRYLKAFASLRDNLFHSFKGVDWAKKEAEKIDHLISRIQFAEQKEPLGYGHAVYCAREFVNNEPFLLLLGDYLYVSNLSQKSCVAQLMELASQENCSVSAVNPTIEHQIGRYGTLTGKQLSNQSGVYQIEKIIEKPSLSVAELELQTPGLRAGYYLCFFGMHVFTPAVFDILKKYIDQDGGNILLTPALQELAETETYLALEVKGNRYDLSRKHGLLRAQIALGLAGEAHGEILSTMVELLAEANSRTV, from the coding sequence ATGATGCGAATTAAAAAAGCCGTCATCACGGCGGCTGCCCGGGGTGAACGGTTGTATCCGGTTGCCGATACCATTCAGAAAGCCATGCTGCCGGTAATCGATACCGATGGCCTGCACAAACCCGTTATCCAGATTATTGCTGAAGAGGCATTCAGCAGCGGCATTGAAGAGTTGTGCGTGGTTTGCGCGCCCGGCGACGGTGACCGGTATCTCAAAGCCTTTGCTTCCCTGCGGGATAATCTCTTTCATTCCTTCAAAGGAGTTGACTGGGCCAAAAAGGAAGCCGAAAAAATCGATCACCTGATCAGCCGGATTCAGTTTGCCGAACAGAAAGAACCGCTGGGTTACGGTCATGCCGTGTATTGCGCCCGGGAATTCGTCAATAACGAGCCGTTTCTGCTGCTTCTGGGCGACTACCTCTACGTCTCCAACCTGTCTCAGAAAAGTTGCGTAGCCCAGTTGATGGAGCTGGCTTCTCAGGAAAATTGTTCGGTTTCGGCCGTCAATCCCACCATCGAACACCAGATCGGGCGCTACGGAACGCTCACCGGCAAGCAGCTTTCCAACCAGTCGGGCGTTTACCAGATTGAAAAAATCATTGAAAAACCGTCGCTGAGCGTGGCCGAACTTGAACTGCAGACGCCCGGATTGCGGGCCGGTTACTACCTCTGCTTTTTCGGGATGCACGTCTTTACCCCCGCGGTTTTCGATATTTTGAAAAAATACATCGATCAGGACGGCGGTAATATTTTACTGACCCCCGCACTCCAGGAACTGGCCGAAACCGAAACTTACCTGGCGCTGGAAGTGAAGGGAAATCGCTACGATTTAAGCCGGAAACACGGTCTGTTGCGGGCGCAGATTGCCTTGGGGCTGGCCGGTGAAGCCCACGGCGAAATCTTGTCAACGATGGTCGAATTACTGGCCGAAGCAAACAGCCGAACTGTCTGA
- a CDS encoding UTP--glucose-1-phosphate uridylyltransferase, whose product MNVFIETITSTDPAKRDRSFYEISARVSAKELLELLRELDEFRKTTPNLYDKVRAILFLYAGFRFFLMEAAATPSTGKIPYAGFEDLLARRFEQSIATLWQEIDKQGPNAALFSGLAESYHHLSFQILAGQVRKSVRSSKGNQWMFRVGHREEHPIRIHSALLKRPDGSLFYPVLHEQTSVRMDLTHSGWSDIFFLGMDYPEGARVINISIDLGVFGRDADIRPPLNCYVRVIPEPVLRLTSIDLNTTKDIDDLEDLFNFGNDYLSLVKAGVIASGLIPPSFEGTNQSLPDILSRIVAPGMGIELVTKVNDIPKGSRFAVSTNLLGSIISLLMRATGQTQSLEGGLQESERRLVASRAILGEWIGGSGGGWQDSGGVWPGIKAIQGTFAQEGDPEFGISRGTLLPRHRVLQGENMHPEMGEKIMNSLVLMHGGMASNVGPILEMVTEKYLLRGEKEWNARQQTNQIFDNILAAIKEGDIRKLGTNTARNWEGPIKTIIPWASTYFTEQIIAKAKAAFGEDYYGFLMLGGMSGGGMGMFVNPAGYEEYKMKVLDILRKTKAELSAALPFAMEPVVYNWSINNKGTWATLKEGTNALMPEQYYGIHVSELVRKDPASISYIRRAEMDVFTTYCEKNNLAYPLLRTIISNLFKVSDPTSQSNRSVENEKADRIKKENGFDYIQHEEIREDLQKGRIGLSRNRLPAETSIDDVQPGDLVQLEDLTTATQAGEAAIRAGKVAVLSLAAGVGSRWTKGAGVIKALNPFVEIGGKHRSFLEIHLAKTRKVSETYGRPIPHLVATSYMTHEPIRRALEETDNFGYSGPTYLSPGRSIGQRYVPMERDLRFMWEEMPQETLDENKQKVRDAVRQTMIGWAKSKGEGSDYVDNIAAQRFSPLGHWYEVSNLLRNGTLAQLLAEHPQVETIVLHNIDTLGMDVDPAVVGHHLESGHMLTFEVVPRRIEDRGGGLTRVNGHLRLLEGLAQPREEDELNLSYYNSNTTWIQIDPLLALFGLTRQDLQEGDEARLAKAVRSVAHRIPTYVTIKEVKYRWGHGQEDIYPVAQIEKLWSDMSALTDVPCGYIAVPRTRGQQLKDPAQLDAWVIDGSKDYVAALGTFS is encoded by the coding sequence ATGAATGTTTTTATAGAAACCATTACCTCGACAGATCCCGCCAAACGCGACCGCTCTTTTTACGAGATCAGCGCGCGGGTTTCGGCGAAAGAATTGCTGGAACTGCTGCGGGAGCTGGACGAATTTCGGAAGACAACCCCCAACTTATACGACAAGGTTCGCGCTATTCTCTTCCTGTACGCGGGTTTTCGGTTCTTCCTGATGGAAGCAGCCGCAACACCATCGACCGGAAAAATACCGTATGCGGGTTTTGAGGATTTGCTGGCCCGCCGGTTTGAACAGTCGATTGCTACGCTCTGGCAGGAAATCGACAAACAAGGACCGAATGCGGCTTTGTTTAGCGGCCTGGCCGAAAGCTACCACCATTTGTCGTTCCAGATTCTGGCCGGTCAGGTGCGTAAAAGCGTGCGGTCCAGCAAAGGAAACCAGTGGATGTTTCGGGTCGGGCACCGCGAGGAACACCCGATTCGGATTCACTCCGCTTTGCTGAAACGTCCGGACGGCTCGCTTTTCTACCCCGTTCTGCACGAACAAACGTCGGTGCGGATGGACCTGACCCACAGCGGCTGGTCGGATATTTTTTTCCTTGGGATGGACTATCCGGAGGGCGCACGCGTCATCAACATTTCCATTGATCTGGGCGTTTTTGGCCGCGATGCCGACATTCGCCCGCCCCTGAACTGTTACGTCCGGGTAATTCCCGAACCGGTTCTGCGCCTGACGAGTATCGACCTGAATACAACCAAGGACATCGACGATCTGGAAGATTTGTTCAATTTCGGAAACGACTACCTGAGTCTGGTAAAGGCCGGGGTGATCGCGTCCGGTTTGATACCGCCTTCGTTTGAAGGAACCAACCAGTCGCTGCCGGATATCCTGTCGCGCATCGTAGCGCCGGGTATGGGTATTGAACTGGTGACGAAGGTAAATGATATTCCGAAAGGCTCGCGTTTTGCGGTTTCGACCAACCTGTTGGGCTCGATCATTAGTCTGCTGATGCGGGCCACCGGCCAGACGCAGAGTCTGGAAGGGGGCTTGCAGGAAAGTGAACGGCGATTGGTGGCATCACGGGCCATTCTGGGCGAGTGGATTGGCGGGTCCGGGGGCGGCTGGCAGGATTCGGGCGGGGTCTGGCCCGGTATCAAAGCCATTCAGGGCACGTTTGCGCAGGAAGGTGATCCCGAGTTCGGCATCAGCCGGGGCACTTTGTTGCCGCGTCACCGGGTTTTGCAGGGTGAAAACATGCACCCTGAGATGGGGGAGAAGATCATGAACTCGCTCGTCCTGATGCACGGTGGAATGGCCTCCAACGTGGGGCCGATCCTGGAAATGGTCACTGAAAAATACCTGCTCCGGGGCGAGAAGGAATGGAACGCCCGCCAGCAAACCAACCAGATTTTTGATAATATTCTGGCGGCCATCAAAGAAGGTGATATCCGGAAACTGGGCACCAACACGGCCCGCAACTGGGAGGGGCCCATCAAAACCATCATTCCCTGGGCGTCGACTTACTTCACTGAGCAGATCATTGCGAAGGCCAAAGCCGCTTTTGGCGAAGATTACTACGGTTTTCTGATGCTGGGCGGTATGTCCGGGGGCGGTATGGGAATGTTTGTTAACCCGGCGGGTTACGAAGAGTACAAAATGAAGGTACTCGACATCCTGCGGAAAACGAAAGCTGAGTTGTCGGCCGCCCTGCCGTTTGCGATGGAACCGGTGGTTTACAACTGGAGCATCAACAACAAAGGCACCTGGGCAACCCTGAAAGAAGGCACCAACGCCCTGATGCCGGAGCAATATTACGGGATTCACGTTTCGGAACTGGTGCGGAAAGATCCGGCTTCCATTTCGTACATCCGCCGGGCTGAAATGGATGTTTTCACGACGTATTGCGAGAAAAACAACCTGGCTTATCCGCTCCTGCGGACCATCATCAGCAACCTGTTCAAAGTTTCGGATCCAACGTCGCAAAGCAACCGCAGCGTTGAAAACGAAAAGGCCGACCGGATTAAAAAGGAAAACGGGTTTGACTACATCCAGCACGAAGAAATTCGGGAGGATTTGCAGAAAGGCCGCATTGGCTTATCGCGTAACCGCTTGCCGGCCGAAACCAGCATTGACGATGTGCAGCCGGGTGATCTGGTGCAGCTCGAAGACCTGACCACCGCAACCCAAGCCGGCGAAGCCGCCATCCGGGCCGGGAAGGTTGCGGTATTGAGCCTGGCCGCTGGGGTGGGAAGCCGCTGGACGAAAGGTGCCGGGGTCATCAAAGCCCTGAATCCGTTCGTGGAAATCGGAGGAAAACACCGGAGTTTTCTGGAAATCCATTTGGCGAAAACCCGCAAAGTGTCCGAAACCTACGGCCGCCCGATTCCGCACCTGGTAGCAACCAGCTACATGACCCACGAACCCATCCGACGGGCGCTGGAAGAAACGGATAATTTTGGTTATTCCGGACCCACCTACCTGTCGCCGGGCCGTTCGATTGGCCAGCGGTACGTGCCGATGGAGCGCGATCTACGGTTTATGTGGGAAGAGATGCCGCAGGAGACCCTCGACGAAAACAAACAGAAAGTGCGCGATGCCGTCCGGCAAACCATGATCGGCTGGGCAAAATCGAAAGGCGAAGGGTCGGATTACGTCGATAATATTGCCGCTCAGCGGTTTTCGCCCCTGGGGCACTGGTATGAGGTATCCAACCTGCTGCGCAACGGTACGCTGGCGCAGTTGCTGGCCGAACACCCGCAGGTGGAAACCATCGTACTGCACAACATCGATACGCTGGGCATGGACGTAGACCCGGCCGTGGTCGGGCATCACCTCGAATCGGGCCATATGCTGACGTTTGAGGTAGTTCCGCGCCGGATCGAAGACCGTGGGGGAGGGCTAACCCGCGTCAACGGACATCTTCGTTTGCTGGAAGGGCTGGCGCAACCCCGCGAGGAGGATGAGTTGAATCTGAGCTACTACAACTCCAACACGACCTGGATTCAGATTGATCCGCTGCTGGCGTTGTTCGGTCTGACGCGTCAGGACTTGCAGGAAGGCGACGAAGCCCGGTTGGCGAAAGCCGTCCGGAGCGTGGCCCACCGCATTCCGACCTACGTAACCATCAAAGAGGTAAAATACCGTTGGGGCCACGGCCAGGAGGATATTTATCCGGTTGCTCAGATCGAAAAACTGTGGAGTGATATGTCGGCGCTGACGGATGTGCCGTGTGGTTACATTGCCGTGCCGAGAACGCGCGGGCAGCAGTTGAAAGACCCGGCCCAGCTCGATGCCTGGGTGATCGACGGCAGCAAAGATTACGTGGCTGCCTTGGGTACGTTCTCGTAA
- the gpmI gene encoding 2,3-bisphosphoglycerate-independent phosphoglycerate mutase, with the protein MNKKVILMILDGWGIAGKVDVSAIDAAKTPFIDSLYTKYSHSQLQASGLSVGLPLGQMGNSEVGHMNLGAGRIVYQDLVRVNKAVEEHTLDQEPVLVDALNYAKTNGKKVHFIGLVSDGGVHAHIEHLKGLCSIAHNQGLTDVFIHAFTDGRDTDPKSGYGYLADLENHLKTTTGQIATVIGRYYAMDRDNRWERVKLAYDAMVKGVGHVTCTADRILASVQQSYDEEVTDEFIKPIIVTNANGNPLATIQDGDVVLCFNFRTDRGREITLALSQRDYPEQDMKKLNLYYVTMTNYDNDFVGVKVIYDKDNLSQTLGEVVSRAGKKQIRIAETEKYPHVTFFFSGGREDVFEGESRLLCPSPKVATYDLKPEMSAFDIRDSIIPELEREDVDFVCLNFANTDMVGHTGVFSAVVKAAETVDQCAQAVIATALAHGYSTLVIADHGNADYMVNEDGSPNTAHTTNPVPCILVDDAYHPKLNNGVLADIAPTILQLMGIPQPAVMTGHSLIAE; encoded by the coding sequence ATGAATAAGAAAGTCATTTTGATGATTCTGGACGGCTGGGGAATTGCCGGAAAGGTCGATGTTTCGGCAATCGATGCCGCCAAGACGCCGTTTATCGATTCGTTGTATACGAAATATTCGCACAGTCAGTTGCAGGCTTCGGGTTTGTCCGTGGGTTTGCCACTGGGTCAAATGGGCAATTCCGAGGTCGGTCACATGAACTTGGGAGCGGGGCGGATTGTGTACCAAGATCTGGTGAGAGTCAACAAAGCCGTTGAAGAACATACATTAGATCAGGAGCCGGTTCTGGTAGACGCGCTGAATTACGCCAAAACCAACGGAAAAAAAGTGCATTTCATCGGGCTGGTTTCCGACGGGGGCGTTCACGCGCACATCGAACACCTGAAAGGACTCTGCTCCATTGCCCACAACCAGGGCCTGACCGACGTGTTTATTCACGCCTTTACCGACGGGCGCGATACCGATCCCAAAAGCGGATACGGATATCTGGCCGATCTGGAAAACCACCTGAAAACCACCACGGGGCAGATCGCTACGGTGATTGGACGGTATTACGCCATGGACCGCGATAACCGCTGGGAGCGCGTCAAACTGGCCTATGATGCAATGGTCAAGGGCGTCGGTCACGTGACCTGCACAGCCGATCGGATTCTGGCGTCCGTACAACAGTCGTACGACGAAGAGGTAACGGATGAATTCATCAAGCCGATTATTGTAACAAACGCTAACGGCAACCCGCTGGCGACCATTCAGGACGGCGATGTGGTTCTCTGCTTCAATTTCCGTACGGATCGGGGCCGCGAAATTACCCTGGCGCTCAGCCAGCGTGATTACCCGGAGCAGGATATGAAAAAGCTGAATCTGTACTACGTCACGATGACCAATTACGACAACGATTTTGTGGGCGTCAAGGTCATTTACGACAAAGATAACCTGAGCCAAACGCTCGGTGAAGTTGTGTCGAGGGCGGGGAAAAAACAGATCCGGATTGCCGAAACCGAGAAATATCCGCACGTTACGTTTTTCTTTTCCGGCGGTCGCGAGGACGTTTTTGAAGGAGAAAGCCGTCTGCTGTGCCCGTCTCCGAAAGTTGCCACCTACGACCTGAAACCGGAGATGAGCGCGTTCGACATCCGCGATTCCATTATTCCGGAACTGGAGCGTGAGGACGTGGATTTTGTCTGCCTCAACTTTGCCAATACCGATATGGTAGGTCATACCGGCGTATTTTCAGCGGTGGTGAAAGCCGCTGAAACCGTCGATCAGTGCGCGCAGGCGGTTATCGCAACGGCCCTGGCCCACGGTTACTCGACCCTGGTCATTGCCGACCACGGTAACGCGGATTACATGGTCAACGAAGATGGTTCGCCCAATACCGCCCATACCACCAACCCGGTGCCGTGCATTTTGGTCGATGATGCCTACCACCCGAAATTGAACAACGGAGTTCTGGCAGACATCGCTCCGACGATTTTGCAGTTGATGGGCATCCCGCAACCCGCCGTCATGACGGGTCATAGTTTGATTGCGGAATAA
- a CDS encoding TPM domain-containing protein produces the protein MTLRFFLYRFAQPFRIAAILLLMIVSFRLYGQNDVIPDRPNPPRLVNDFVGILQPDERGRLEEKLRRYNDSTSTQIVILIVKTTEPYPIGDFSFQVGRKWGIGQEGKNNGLVLTWVPSTRQVFIATGYGLEGAIPDAIAKRIVSQIIGPRFKSEQWYAGLDEATNEIIRRANGEYQAEASEGDGGGDGILFFLIIFIVFIVFIWISRNRGGGGRNNRNRGGGFFPVPFPTSTYSGWGGSSGNWGGGGGGGSSFGGFGGGSFGGGGAGGNY, from the coding sequence ATGACGCTTCGCTTTTTTTTATATCGTTTTGCTCAACCATTCCGGATTGCCGCGATTCTGCTGTTGATGATCGTGTCGTTCCGGCTGTATGGGCAAAATGATGTGATTCCCGACCGGCCTAATCCCCCGCGCCTGGTGAATGATTTCGTAGGGATTCTGCAGCCCGATGAACGGGGCCGGCTGGAAGAAAAACTACGGCGCTACAACGATTCAACCTCCACGCAAATCGTCATTCTAATCGTAAAAACGACGGAACCCTACCCGATCGGCGACTTTAGCTTTCAGGTGGGCCGAAAATGGGGCATTGGCCAGGAGGGGAAAAATAACGGTCTGGTCCTAACCTGGGTGCCTTCCACCCGCCAGGTTTTTATCGCAACGGGCTACGGCCTGGAAGGGGCCATTCCCGATGCCATTGCCAAGCGGATTGTCAGCCAGATCATCGGACCACGTTTCAAAAGCGAACAGTGGTATGCCGGTCTCGACGAAGCGACCAATGAAATCATCCGACGCGCTAACGGCGAGTATCAGGCCGAAGCTTCCGAGGGCGATGGTGGAGGTGACGGAATCCTCTTCTTCCTGATCATTTTCATCGTCTTTATCGTCTTTATCTGGATTAGTCGCAACCGGGGGGGCGGAGGGCGCAACAACCGCAACCGGGGGGGCGGCTTCTTTCCCGTACCGTTCCCAACATCCACGTATTCCGGCTGGGGCGGTTCGTCCGGCAACTGGGGCGGAGGAGGTGGTGGCGGCAGTAGTTTCGGCGGCTTCGGCGGGGGTAGCTTCGGCGGGGGTGGCGCCGGTGGAAACTACTAA
- a CDS encoding TPM domain-containing protein has translation MSAINLFTEEEQQQIIQAIRSAEMETSGEIRVHIELLCPEPNVIDRAVQVFRQLGMEQTAQRNGVLFYLATDDRKFAVLGDEGINKVVPTDFWETTKNVMRDHFRQNQFTDGFCRGIERAGQQLRQYFPRLENDSNELSDEISH, from the coding sequence ATGTCCGCAATCAACCTTTTTACGGAGGAGGAGCAGCAGCAGATTATTCAGGCCATTCGGTCCGCCGAAATGGAAACGTCGGGCGAAATCCGGGTGCACATTGAATTGCTTTGCCCGGAACCCAACGTGATAGACCGGGCGGTGCAGGTATTCCGGCAGTTGGGAATGGAACAGACCGCCCAACGCAACGGGGTGCTGTTTTATCTGGCCACCGATGACCGAAAGTTTGCTGTGCTGGGCGATGAAGGCATAAACAAAGTTGTGCCGACTGATTTCTGGGAAACCACCAAGAACGTCATGCGTGACCACTTTCGTCAGAACCAGTTTACCGACGGTTTCTGCCGGGGTATTGAACGCGCAGGCCAGCAGTTGCGCCAGTATTTTCCACGGTTGGAGAACGATTCCAACGAGCTTTCCGACGAAATTTCACACTAA
- a CDS encoding LemA family protein, with translation MSKGLIIVIVIALIFGFFGCSTYNGLVGKDANVGEKWAQVQTQYQRRADLVPNLVNTVKGAANFEKSTLTAVMEARSKATSVQLSPDQLTPENVQRFQQAQDQLGGTLSRLLAVSENYPQLRATQNFSELQAQLEGTENRISVARNDFNSAVKDYNVSVRTFPANIFAGVFGFSPKGFFEASQAAQNAPTVQF, from the coding sequence ATGTCAAAAGGTCTTATCATTGTCATCGTTATAGCCCTCATTTTTGGTTTCTTTGGATGCAGTACGTATAACGGTCTTGTCGGTAAAGACGCGAATGTAGGGGAGAAATGGGCTCAGGTCCAGACGCAGTATCAACGCCGGGCCGATCTGGTTCCGAACCTGGTCAACACCGTCAAAGGAGCCGCTAACTTTGAGAAAAGCACCCTGACGGCCGTCATGGAAGCCCGCTCAAAAGCAACCAGCGTTCAACTGAGTCCGGACCAACTGACGCCCGAAAACGTTCAGCGTTTCCAACAGGCCCAGGATCAATTGGGCGGTACGCTGTCGCGTTTGCTGGCCGTATCCGAAAACTACCCGCAATTAAGAGCCACGCAAAACTTCTCGGAGTTACAGGCTCAACTGGAAGGTACGGAAAACCGCATCAGCGTTGCCCGGAACGATTTTAACTCGGCTGTTAAAGATTATAACGTCTCTGTTCGCACGTTCCCGGCCAATATTTTCGCGGGTGTGTTCGGCTTCTCGCCCAAAGGTTTCTTTGAAGCCTCGCAAGCTGCCCAAAACGCCCCAACGGTCCAGTTCTAA
- a CDS encoding SDR family oxidoreductase, with protein sequence MNLSLTGKTAIVCGSTQGIGYASAVELALLGANVTLLARDEEKLKKAVDALDTQQGQKHHYRVADFANPEEVKTVIDAYLAEFPDAHILVNNTGGPAGGPLIDARLEEFTKTFAAHLLNNQQLTQAIVPAMKRLGYGRIVNIISTSIKQPIVGLGVSNTIRGAVGQWAKTLSLEIAQYGITINNVLPGYTRTARLEAILNKRMDEQGKSREEVEAQMQAEIPSRRFVEPEEVGAAVAFLCTPAAASINGINVPVDGGKTGSL encoded by the coding sequence ATGAATCTTTCGCTTACTGGAAAAACGGCCATTGTCTGCGGTAGTACGCAGGGCATCGGCTACGCTTCGGCGGTCGAACTGGCTCTGTTGGGCGCTAACGTCACGCTGCTGGCCCGCGACGAAGAAAAACTAAAGAAGGCAGTTGACGCACTGGATACGCAGCAGGGCCAAAAACACCACTACCGGGTTGCCGACTTTGCCAATCCGGAAGAAGTAAAAACCGTGATCGACGCTTACCTGGCTGAGTTTCCGGACGCCCATATCCTGGTCAATAACACCGGCGGACCGGCGGGCGGGCCGTTGATCGATGCCCGGCTGGAAGAATTTACAAAAACTTTTGCCGCTCACCTGTTAAACAATCAACAACTGACGCAGGCCATTGTGCCGGCGATGAAGCGGCTGGGGTACGGCCGGATCGTCAACATTATCTCAACATCCATCAAGCAACCGATTGTCGGGTTGGGCGTATCCAACACAATTCGGGGTGCGGTGGGGCAGTGGGCCAAAACCTTGTCGCTGGAAATTGCCCAGTATGGCATCACAATCAACAACGTGTTGCCGGGTTATACCAGAACGGCGCGGCTGGAGGCCATCCTAAACAAGCGGATGGACGAGCAGGGGAAATCGCGGGAGGAAGTGGAAGCGCAGATGCAGGCGGAAATTCCGAGCCGACGGTTTGTGGAGCCGGAGGAGGTCGGAGCGGCCGTGGCGTTTTTGTGTACGCCCGCAGCGGCTTCGATTAACGGAATCAATGTGCCAGTCGATGGCGGCAAAACCGGAAGCCTCTGA
- a CDS encoding DUF4129 domain-containing protein has translation MKVIINRMAVWWLFGWLLALTITGFSAAAQLPVPQPKGTAQAQPAPDDRSAVRVRRPAADRIDEYRNDREYQYGQDFKPTNSLWSKFWSWFWQKVGAFFTSRAYENFWQYVILATIAGGAIWLLIKAEVLGFVFSPKARSVAFPYEAVTENIHEIDFEQQIDAAIQQRNYRLAVRLLYLQTLKHLSNRNLIDWKPDKTNRSYVYELAQSPLQPDFETLTTQFEYIWYGDFPITEERFKPLQESFVRFNR, from the coding sequence ATGAAGGTGATTATTAATCGAATGGCGGTATGGTGGCTGTTCGGGTGGTTACTCGCGCTGACGATTACCGGCTTTTCAGCCGCTGCCCAGCTTCCGGTGCCTCAACCCAAAGGCACCGCCCAGGCCCAGCCCGCGCCCGACGACCGCAGTGCCGTACGAGTCCGGCGTCCGGCCGCCGACCGGATCGACGAGTACCGCAACGACCGGGAGTATCAGTATGGGCAGGACTTTAAACCCACGAACAGTTTGTGGTCGAAGTTCTGGAGCTGGTTCTGGCAGAAAGTGGGCGCTTTTTTCACCAGCCGGGCTTACGAAAATTTCTGGCAATACGTTATTCTGGCGACCATTGCGGGCGGGGCCATCTGGCTGTTGATCAAAGCCGAAGTGCTGGGCTTTGTCTTTAGCCCCAAAGCGCGGAGCGTGGCCTTCCCCTACGAAGCCGTTACCGAAAACATTCACGAAATCGATTTTGAACAGCAAATTGATGCGGCCATTCAGCAACGAAATTACCGGCTGGCGGTCAGGCTGCTTTATTTGCAAACGCTCAAACACCTGAGTAACCGCAACCTGATTGACTGGAAGCCCGACAAAACCAACCGCAGCTACGTCTACGAACTGGCGCAGTCGCCCCTGCAACCGGACTTTGAAACCCTGACCACGCAGTTTGAATACATCTGGTACGGCGATTTTCCGATCACCGAAGAACGGTTCAAACCCTTGCAGGAATCGTTCGTGCGGTTTAACCGCTAA
- a CDS encoding stage II sporulation protein M, whose product MREAAFIKRNTDKWKEIEGETATSSDRSDPDTLTDHFIELTDDLSYARTFYPTSPVTRYLNGLTASMHRRLMHNKREERGRFVRFWKFELPLLFRKSHRLLLVSFLVFVVAGALGWVSAANDELFVRLILGDDYVNMTLENIRKGDPLAVYKSSGQADMFLAITVNNIRVSFIAFILGLFASFGTIAVMFQNGVMLGAFQYFFYERGLLLPSVLTIWIHGTLEISAIVIAGCAGLTLGNSLLFPGTLSRLESFKRGAKQGLKIVIGLVPVFITAGFLESFVTRLPLPPVASFGIIVTSAAFIIWYFVLYPIQLEKRFTENP is encoded by the coding sequence ATGCGCGAAGCCGCTTTTATCAAACGCAATACCGACAAGTGGAAGGAAATCGAGGGCGAAACTGCTACCAGCAGCGACCGCTCCGACCCCGATACGCTGACCGATCACTTCATCGAACTGACCGACGATCTGTCGTACGCCCGTACTTTTTACCCGACCTCACCCGTTACCCGCTACCTGAACGGACTGACAGCCAGCATGCACCGACGGCTGATGCACAACAAACGCGAAGAGCGGGGCCGGTTTGTCCGGTTCTGGAAATTCGAACTGCCGTTGCTGTTTCGGAAATCGCACCGGCTGCTGCTCGTATCGTTCCTGGTATTTGTGGTGGCAGGGGCGCTGGGCTGGGTGTCGGCGGCCAACGACGAATTGTTCGTCCGGCTGATTCTGGGCGACGATTACGTAAACATGACGCTCGAAAACATCCGGAAAGGCGATCCGCTGGCGGTATACAAAAGCAGCGGGCAGGCCGATATGTTTCTGGCCATCACCGTCAACAACATCCGGGTTTCGTTTATTGCGTTTATCCTCGGTCTGTTTGCGTCGTTCGGCACCATAGCCGTTATGTTTCAGAATGGCGTGATGCTCGGGGCCTTTCAGTATTTTTTCTACGAACGCGGTCTGCTGCTGCCATCGGTCCTGACGATCTGGATCCACGGAACGCTGGAAATCTCCGCCATCGTCATTGCGGGCTGCGCCGGTCTGACGCTCGGCAACAGCCTTCTGTTTCCGGGAACGCTGTCGCGGTTGGAGTCGTTTAAACGCGGGGCCAAACAGGGCCTTAAAATCGTGATTGGGCTGGTGCCGGTTTTCATCACGGCGGGTTTTCTGGAAAGCTTCGTGACCCGGTTGCCGCTGCCCCCGGTTGCCAGTTTCGGCATCATTGTGACGTCCGCAGCGTTTATTATCTGGTATTTTGTCCTTTATCCGATTCAGTTGGAAAAAAGGTTTACGGAAAATCCTTAG